From Sediminibacterium sp. TEGAF015, a single genomic window includes:
- a CDS encoding YitT family protein: MHQFLKNLIVRSVLNPDKKNKSQEGVYSAYQIAKGLRIFRVTIFAGLKDALLIFLGVLSAAFGLKGFLLTNHFIDGGATGISLLISALSGVPVGLLILLVNIPFLLFGYRILGTQFAIKSAIAILLLSLTVHFVEFPDITKDNLLVAVFGGFFLGAGIGLSIRGGGVLDGTEVLAIAVSRKSGMTIGDVIIVINVLIFSTAAYFLSVEIAMYSLLTYLSASKTLDFIIEGLEEYTGVTIISVHNDEVRAMIINILGRGVTVYKGKRGYGKSGDVKDMDIVYTVITRLEINKLNTELEKIDPNAFVVMSSIKDTKGGMIKRRGVGH; this comes from the coding sequence ATGCATCAATTTCTCAAAAATTTAATTGTACGTAGTGTTTTAAATCCTGACAAGAAAAATAAAAGTCAGGAAGGTGTATATAGTGCTTATCAGATTGCAAAGGGACTTAGAATTTTTAGGGTGACTATTTTTGCCGGTTTAAAAGATGCGCTGCTAATTTTCTTAGGTGTACTTTCAGCTGCGTTTGGATTAAAAGGGTTCTTGTTAACCAATCATTTTATTGATGGTGGTGCAACAGGTATTTCTCTTTTAATTTCTGCCTTATCCGGTGTGCCCGTTGGGTTACTAATTTTGTTGGTTAATATACCCTTCCTTTTATTTGGATACAGAATTTTGGGGACACAATTTGCCATAAAGTCTGCCATAGCTATTTTATTACTATCCTTAACGGTTCACTTTGTAGAATTTCCAGATATCACAAAAGACAATCTGTTGGTCGCTGTATTCGGTGGATTCTTTTTAGGAGCAGGAATCGGACTCTCCATTAGAGGCGGAGGCGTTTTAGATGGTACTGAAGTATTAGCGATTGCTGTTAGCAGAAAATCAGGTATGACCATAGGGGATGTTATTATTGTCATTAATGTGTTGATTTTTTCTACAGCGGCTTATTTTTTATCTGTTGAAATTGCGATGTATTCATTGCTAACCTATTTAAGTGCTTCTAAAACCCTAGATTTCATTATTGAAGGTTTAGAAGAATATACAGGGGTTACCATTATCTCCGTTCATAACGATGAAGTTAGGGCGATGATTATAAATATTCTTGGTCGTGGTGTTACTGTTTATAAAGGAAAGAGAGGGTATGGTAAAAGTGGCGATGTTAAAGACATGGATATAGTATATACGGTAATTACCCGCTTAGAAATCAACAAATTAAATACTGAATTGGAGAAAATTGATCCCAATGCTTTTGTTGTCATGAGTAGTATTAAAGATACCAAAGGCGGGATGATTAAACGAAGGGGGGTAGGGCATTAA
- a CDS encoding carboxypeptidase-like regulatory domain-containing protein has translation MNIKFLLMILWMAFAQLLPAQRIITGNIIDIHSKQALSSASVFLANTSIGTSTNSAGAFKLEITGNGRFNLVVAMIGYETYAREVSLQENLTGLIIELKPRVAELEEVIVGNYDKNGWEKWGDFFMEMLIGNTPNAMKCRLLNKGAVKFNYSKKENILRAYATEPLKLENNALGFDLTYTLTQFEHNYKTRIFYYQGYPLFAEKQSKNNRQKQKWTETRKETYKGSLMHFMRSVFRNKILEEGFELRRVIRQKVPSATIKINGEPIMEEVDVLINTPLNGDSIAFAIDDNTAGLKFNDYLQVVYKDKLMSSLYIKSKRNVSLGDPLTAKLFMPDSSKIVSVLANGSYFFGKDILTLDYWAWSEKLSNLLPLEYKY, from the coding sequence ATGAATATCAAATTCCTTTTAATGATTCTCTGGATGGCATTTGCACAGCTCTTGCCTGCTCAGAGAATTATTACTGGTAACATCATTGATATTCATTCAAAGCAAGCATTGTCTTCAGCAAGTGTGTTTCTTGCCAATACATCTATTGGAACTAGTACAAATAGTGCTGGTGCGTTTAAACTGGAAATAACAGGAAATGGTCGATTCAATCTTGTAGTTGCCATGATTGGGTATGAAACCTATGCGAGGGAAGTAAGCTTACAGGAAAATCTAACAGGATTGATTATTGAACTAAAGCCACGGGTTGCTGAATTGGAAGAAGTAATTGTTGGAAATTACGATAAAAACGGATGGGAGAAATGGGGCGACTTCTTTATGGAAATGTTGATTGGGAACACACCTAATGCTATGAAATGCAGGTTGTTGAATAAGGGTGCAGTTAAATTTAATTATAGCAAAAAGGAAAATATTCTTCGAGCTTACGCAACAGAGCCTCTCAAACTTGAAAACAATGCGCTGGGCTTCGATTTAACTTACACCCTTACTCAATTTGAACACAATTATAAAACCCGCATATTCTATTATCAGGGATATCCTTTATTTGCGGAAAAGCAATCTAAAAACAATAGGCAAAAACAAAAGTGGACTGAAACCAGAAAAGAAACATATAAAGGTTCTCTAATGCATTTTATGCGCAGTGTTTTTCGGAATAAAATACTGGAGGAAGGTTTTGAATTAAGGAGGGTAATAAGACAGAAAGTCCCAAGCGCCACTATTAAAATTAATGGAGAGCCAATTATGGAAGAAGTGGATGTGTTGATAAATACTCCCTTAAACGGTGATAGTATAGCTTTTGCTATTGACGACAATACGGCGGGATTGAAATTTAATGACTATTTGCAAGTAGTGTATAAAGACAAATTAATGTCTTCCTTGTATATAAAATCTAAGCGAAATGTAAGTTTAGGAGATCCGCTAACAGCTAAATTGTTTATGCCTGATTCTTCTAAAATTGTTTCGGTGCTTGCTAATGGAAGTTATTTTTTTGGCAAGGATATACTCACGCTGGATTATTGGGCATGGTCTGAAAAATTGTCAAACTTGTTGCCACTTGAGTATAAGTATTAG
- a CDS encoding aspartate kinase, translated as MKIMKFGGTSVGKPERMHEVAKLITRDSKHKIVVLSALSGTTNTLVQISDLLAKGERESAKETIQHLHQHYLGFINQLVAKEENQEKARQIIAEHFEFLNIILRISFSEALNKDILAQGELMSTKLFSVYLSEIGVQHELLPALEFMSIDANEEPQLPLIRTKLNDLLAKHNGTGIFVTQGYICKNAKGEVDNLKRGGSDYTASLIAAACNAEVCEIWTDIDGMHNNDPRIVNKTVAIEQLSFDEAAELAYFGAKILHPTCIWPAQQENVPVKLLNTMQPDAVGTVITKEAGSVGVKAVAAKDGITAIKIKSSRMLLAYGFLRKVFEVFEKYKTSIDMITTSEVAVSVTIDSDTFLNEIVRELEPFGSVDVEKGQTIVSIVGNEIAQTDHVLQKLFDALSEIPTTMVSYGGSPHNISLLLPQTYKTRTLQLLNAGLFGL; from the coding sequence ATGAAAATAATGAAATTTGGAGGCACCAGTGTTGGTAAGCCAGAAAGAATGCACGAAGTAGCAAAATTAATTACCAGAGATTCTAAACATAAAATTGTTGTATTGAGTGCACTTAGCGGTACAACCAATACGCTTGTTCAAATCAGTGATTTACTGGCAAAAGGTGAGAGGGAATCTGCAAAAGAAACCATTCAGCATTTACATCAACATTATTTGGGCTTCATAAATCAATTGGTTGCAAAAGAGGAGAATCAGGAAAAAGCCCGTCAGATTATTGCAGAACATTTTGAGTTTCTCAATATTATACTTCGCATTTCTTTCAGTGAAGCATTGAACAAAGATATTTTGGCTCAAGGAGAACTGATGAGCACTAAATTGTTCTCTGTATATCTTTCTGAAATTGGTGTTCAGCACGAATTATTACCTGCATTAGAATTTATGAGTATTGATGCCAACGAAGAACCTCAACTTCCGCTCATTAGAACCAAGCTGAATGATTTATTGGCAAAGCATAATGGTACAGGTATTTTCGTGACTCAGGGATATATATGTAAGAATGCAAAGGGTGAAGTAGATAATTTGAAGCGTGGTGGAAGCGACTATACTGCATCATTAATTGCTGCAGCATGTAATGCAGAAGTATGCGAAATCTGGACTGATATTGATGGCATGCACAACAATGATCCTAGAATTGTTAACAAAACTGTTGCCATAGAACAATTGAGTTTTGATGAGGCAGCAGAGCTTGCTTATTTCGGTGCAAAAATTTTACATCCAACTTGTATTTGGCCAGCTCAACAGGAAAATGTACCTGTAAAATTATTGAATACAATGCAGCCTGATGCTGTAGGAACAGTTATTACAAAAGAAGCAGGTAGCGTAGGTGTTAAGGCGGTAGCAGCTAAGGATGGCATTACAGCAATTAAAATTAAAAGTAGCCGAATGTTACTTGCCTATGGTTTCTTACGTAAAGTGTTTGAGGTGTTTGAAAAATATAAAACATCAATCGATATGATTACCACTTCTGAAGTGGCTGTTTCTGTAACCATTGATTCTGACACCTTCTTAAATGAAATTGTAAGGGAATTAGAACCATTTGGAAGTGTGGACGTGGAAAAAGGGCAGACAATTGTTTCGATTGTTGGTAATGAAATTGCCCAAACTGATCATGTTTTGCAAAAATTATTTGATGCCCTTAGTGAAATACCTACAACAATGGTGAGCTATGGCGGAAGTCCTCATAATATTTCCTTACTTCTACCTCAAACGTACAAAACCAGAACTTTGCAATTGTTGAATGCGGGTTTGTTTGGTTTGTAA
- a CDS encoding chitinase, which translates to MQSPLSILIRIILPLLFISCLSAKQDRRDGFKILSKVEWDALFPHINGGDSVSTPFYNYEAFVAATKRFPTFLSNTSTELQRRELAAFLATISHETGGGNEKEMASFYDYGLYYKEELTCLKGCDHYSDTTNTYFPPVNGKSYHGRGPIQLSWNYNYGLFSEQVLGNKDSLLKKPELLVNDAELSFASAIWFWITPQEPKPSCHEVMSGKWIPNQQDSLLGRKPGFGAVMNIVNGGLECGGVYSIRNKFRLQYYLAFCKKLGVNPGENLSCDGQKPYGM; encoded by the coding sequence ATGCAATCACCATTATCTATTCTGATTAGGATTATTCTGCCATTGCTATTTATTTCTTGTTTATCTGCTAAACAGGATCGTCGGGATGGTTTTAAAATATTGAGCAAGGTGGAATGGGATGCATTGTTTCCGCATATCAATGGGGGGGATAGTGTGTCTACTCCATTTTATAATTATGAGGCATTTGTTGCTGCAACGAAGCGATTTCCAACCTTTCTTTCGAATACATCTACGGAACTTCAGCGAAGAGAACTTGCGGCATTCCTGGCAACCATCTCTCATGAAACAGGTGGAGGAAATGAAAAAGAAATGGCTAGCTTTTATGATTATGGATTGTATTATAAAGAGGAGTTAACCTGTTTAAAAGGATGTGATCACTACAGCGATACAACAAATACCTATTTTCCGCCCGTTAACGGTAAATCATATCATGGCAGAGGTCCAATTCAATTAAGCTGGAATTATAATTACGGGTTGTTTAGTGAACAGGTATTAGGTAACAAAGATAGCCTCCTTAAAAAACCAGAATTATTGGTAAATGATGCTGAATTAAGTTTTGCATCTGCAATTTGGTTTTGGATTACTCCGCAGGAACCTAAACCTTCGTGTCACGAAGTGATGTCTGGCAAATGGATTCCCAATCAACAGGATTCACTTTTGGGTAGAAAACCAGGCTTTGGAGCGGTTATGAATATTGTGAATGGTGGACTTGAGTGTGGCGGTGTATACTCTATCAGAAATAAGTTCCGGTTGCAGTATTATCTTGCTTTTTGTAAAAAACTGGGAGTGAACCCGGGAGAAAATCTGAGCTGCGATGGACAGAAGCCATATGGCATGTGA
- a CDS encoding Ldh family oxidoreductase, whose translation MEKFFPYAQLLSFTHKVFRQMGCSEEDASIAAEVLLSADLRGIDSHGVARLSGYIRLWQAKRINAQPVIKVIHETPSTAVVDGGQGLGLVVAPFAMKLAMEKAEKVGTGWVAVQNSNHFGIAGYHAMMALSKDMIGMAMTNASALVAPTFSKEKMLGTNPIAVAIPAGNEPPFVADFATTTAANGKLEILQRKQQDTPEGWVQDENGVPSNDANILKKNGSLLPLGSDKTHGSHKGYALGSIVDIFSAVLSGASYGPWAPPFPAYIPMPDNMPGEGLGHFVGAMRIDAFRPAATFKRHMDNWIGRFRSAKPIDPVNPVLIPGDPERIMEAERMKTGIPLLPVVVDDLIAAGDLFGIRL comes from the coding sequence ATGGAAAAATTTTTCCCATACGCTCAGTTACTATCCTTTACACATAAGGTATTCCGGCAAATGGGTTGTTCGGAAGAAGATGCTTCCATTGCAGCTGAAGTTTTGCTTTCAGCGGATTTAAGAGGTATTGATAGTCATGGAGTAGCTAGACTAAGCGGGTATATCCGATTGTGGCAGGCAAAGCGAATAAATGCGCAGCCTGTGATTAAGGTGATTCACGAAACACCCTCAACTGCAGTAGTAGATGGTGGTCAGGGGCTTGGGTTAGTTGTAGCTCCTTTTGCAATGAAGCTTGCCATGGAAAAAGCTGAAAAAGTTGGCACAGGATGGGTTGCTGTGCAAAATTCCAACCACTTTGGTATAGCAGGATATCATGCTATGATGGCTTTGTCAAAAGACATGATTGGTATGGCAATGACAAATGCCAGTGCACTGGTTGCTCCTACATTTTCTAAAGAAAAAATGCTTGGAACCAATCCAATTGCAGTAGCCATACCGGCAGGAAACGAACCTCCTTTTGTTGCAGATTTTGCAACGACAACAGCCGCCAATGGTAAGTTGGAAATATTACAAAGAAAACAGCAGGATACCCCGGAAGGATGGGTGCAGGATGAAAATGGGGTGCCTTCAAATGATGCAAATATTTTGAAAAAAAATGGATCCCTTCTTCCATTGGGATCTGATAAAACGCATGGTAGTCACAAGGGATATGCACTAGGTAGTATTGTAGATATTTTTTCTGCTGTACTAAGTGGCGCTTCTTATGGTCCGTGGGCACCACCTTTCCCGGCTTATATTCCTATGCCCGATAATATGCCGGGTGAAGGTCTTGGTCATTTTGTTGGCGCAATGCGTATTGATGCCTTCAGACCTGCAGCAACTTTTAAAAGACATATGGATAACTGGATTGGCCGCTTCCGGAGTGCAAAACCTATTGACCCTGTTAATCCTGTTTTAATACCAGGGGATCCAGAACGTATAATGGAGGCAGAACGAATGAAAACAGGCATCCCGCTATTGCCTGTTGTTGTTGATGATTTAATTGCTGCTGGAGACTTATTCGGTATCAGATTATAA
- a CDS encoding single-stranded DNA-binding protein, which translates to MIKMTAIGNLGKDAMLNNVNGKNVINFTVAHTERYRDAQGNQKDKTTWVDCAYWTERTGIAPYLKKGTQVYVEGQPDVRTYTTKDGTNGATLTLRVSSVQLLGSRSGESSPNTGGYASGGYQSAPAAASSPMTPSSEITEAFDDLPF; encoded by the coding sequence ATGATTAAAATGACAGCTATCGGTAATCTGGGAAAAGATGCCATGTTGAATAATGTAAACGGAAAAAATGTAATCAATTTTACCGTTGCCCATACGGAAAGATATAGAGATGCTCAGGGTAATCAGAAAGACAAAACAACCTGGGTGGATTGTGCTTATTGGACTGAAAGAACAGGAATTGCCCCTTATTTAAAGAAAGGTACACAGGTATATGTTGAAGGTCAGCCTGATGTTAGAACCTATACCACTAAAGACGGCACAAATGGTGCAACCTTAACATTAAGGGTTAGTAGCGTTCAACTTTTGGGAAGCAGAAGCGGAGAATCTTCTCCCAATACCGGAGGATATGCTTCTGGTGGTTATCAATCTGCCCCTGCTGCTGCCAGTTCGCCTATGACACCATCATCAGAAATTACAGAAGCTTTTGATGATCTGCCATTTTAA
- the mnmA gene encoding tRNA 2-thiouridine(34) synthase MnmA, giving the protein MSRKGKVLVAMSGGIDSTVTALMLHHEGYEVIGITMKTWDYASSGTSTKETGCCNIDSFNDARQAAVHHGFPHFILDIRDEFGDFVIENFVEEYLAGRTPNPCVMCNTHIKWKALLKRANALECDFIATGHYASIRNHTNGRYVISKGLDETKDQSYVLWGLDQELLSRTIMPLGGYRKSAIRQMAMDMGYPELAKKSESYEICFVPDNDYRGFLKRRVEGLEDKVAGGWFVDKTGKKLGQHKGYPFYTIGQRKGLEIAMGHPVYVTSIDPDNNIVVLGDEADLEQNDMMVGKLNWVKYDGITDGMESITRIRYKDKGALSNLYNEPNGIIRARFYENVKSIAPGQSAVFYEDNDVIGGGIIQRGELILNP; this is encoded by the coding sequence ATGAGTCGTAAGGGGAAAGTTTTGGTGGCAATGAGCGGTGGTATTGATAGTACTGTTACTGCACTTATGTTGCATCATGAGGGTTATGAAGTGATTGGGATCACTATGAAAACCTGGGATTATGCCAGCAGCGGAACCAGCACCAAAGAAACTGGCTGTTGTAATATTGATTCTTTCAATGACGCAAGACAGGCTGCAGTGCATCATGGCTTCCCCCATTTCATATTGGATATCAGGGATGAATTTGGAGATTTTGTTATAGAAAACTTCGTAGAGGAATACCTTGCCGGAAGAACGCCCAATCCCTGTGTAATGTGTAACACCCATATTAAATGGAAAGCATTACTAAAAAGGGCCAATGCGCTGGAATGTGATTTCATTGCAACAGGTCACTATGCTTCCATCAGAAATCACACCAATGGCAGATATGTTATTAGCAAAGGATTAGATGAAACAAAAGACCAGAGCTATGTTTTATGGGGATTAGATCAGGAACTACTGAGTAGAACAATTATGCCATTAGGGGGATATCGTAAATCTGCCATCAGACAAATGGCTATGGATATGGGCTATCCAGAACTTGCCAAGAAAAGTGAGAGTTATGAAATTTGTTTTGTTCCGGACAATGACTATCGGGGTTTTCTGAAAAGAAGAGTAGAAGGTTTGGAAGATAAAGTAGCCGGAGGCTGGTTTGTAGACAAGACAGGTAAAAAACTGGGGCAACATAAAGGATATCCATTTTATACAATTGGACAAAGAAAAGGTCTTGAAATTGCAATGGGGCATCCGGTATATGTAACATCCATTGATCCCGATAATAATATTGTTGTTCTGGGCGATGAAGCAGATTTGGAACAAAATGATATGATGGTGGGGAAATTGAATTGGGTTAAATACGATGGCATAACCGATGGCATGGAATCCATTACCCGTATTAGATACAAGGATAAAGGAGCGCTTAGTAACTTATACAATGAGCCAAACGGAATTATCAGAGCCCGCTTTTATGAGAACGTAAAAAGCATTGCTCCAGGGCAGAGCGCCGTTTTTTATGAGGACAACGATGTAATTGGAGGAGGTATTATTCAAAGAGGGGAACTAATCCTAAACCCTTAA
- a CDS encoding RsmB/NOP family class I SAM-dependent RNA methyltransferase, with the protein MKYAANYVKSAAAILSSFKNESPFSIYLKAYFAANKKFGSKDRRFIGQLCYQYFRTGKSLANLPLDEAIQVAIFLCNEQPNDWEILFSEEWMEAWSPEVTERVSFVQQKVPSFAISMIFPFEDSVGKSIEFSSFSESHLIQPYLFVRIRPGRLQNVLKALDKANIAYTAISETCLALANGTKLEGIGEVDKDFVIQDFSSQQTAVLMEPAKKLRKGKDASIDIWDCCAASGGKSILARDVLGNINLTVSDLRKTIIQNLISRFQRAGIRQFDSVIVNLSEPLQSPELQHKTFDLIICDAPCSGSGTWGRTPEQLSFFKTESILEFQQTQQAIVKSVFTKLRPGGYFLYITCSVFEAENEAVVNYILQTIPSTELMNQQLIAGFRHRADSMFAALIRKQD; encoded by the coding sequence GTGAAATACGCAGCCAATTATGTAAAATCAGCTGCCGCAATACTAAGCTCCTTTAAGAATGAATCGCCATTTTCGATTTATCTGAAAGCCTATTTTGCTGCGAATAAAAAATTCGGTTCCAAGGATCGTAGATTTATTGGTCAGCTTTGTTACCAATATTTCAGAACTGGAAAGTCTTTAGCCAATTTGCCGTTAGATGAAGCAATTCAGGTTGCCATCTTTTTATGCAATGAACAACCTAATGATTGGGAAATACTTTTCAGTGAAGAATGGATGGAAGCATGGTCTCCTGAAGTAACGGAGAGGGTGTCTTTTGTTCAGCAGAAAGTTCCCTCCTTTGCTATATCAATGATTTTTCCATTTGAAGACAGTGTTGGAAAATCAATTGAATTTAGTTCATTCAGTGAATCTCATTTAATACAACCCTACTTATTTGTCAGGATTAGACCCGGTAGATTGCAAAACGTTTTAAAAGCATTAGACAAAGCCAATATTGCCTATACAGCAATAAGTGAAACTTGCCTCGCTTTGGCCAATGGAACAAAATTGGAGGGCATAGGAGAAGTAGATAAGGATTTTGTGATACAGGATTTCAGTTCTCAACAAACAGCTGTATTAATGGAGCCTGCTAAAAAATTACGAAAAGGGAAAGATGCATCCATTGATATCTGGGATTGTTGTGCAGCCAGTGGTGGAAAATCTATTTTAGCCAGAGATGTCCTGGGTAATATCAATTTGACCGTTTCTGACCTTCGCAAAACCATCATTCAGAATTTAATCAGCAGGTTTCAGAGAGCGGGCATCCGGCAGTTTGACTCTGTAATAGTTAACCTAAGTGAACCGCTGCAATCTCCGGAATTACAGCATAAGACTTTTGATTTGATAATTTGTGATGCACCTTGTTCAGGTAGCGGTACTTGGGGAAGAACACCGGAACAATTATCATTCTTTAAGACAGAAAGTATTCTGGAATTTCAGCAAACTCAACAAGCCATTGTTAAATCGGTGTTCACCAAGTTAAGACCTGGTGGCTATTTTCTTTATATTACCTGTTCAGTATTTGAAGCAGAGAATGAAGCTGTGGTGAATTATATTCTGCAAACGATTCCTTCCACAGAATTAATGAATCAACAATTGATTGCTGGTTTCCGGCATCGTGCGGACTCAATGTTTGCAGCTTTAATCAGAAAACAGGATTAA
- the odhB gene encoding 2-oxoglutarate dehydrogenase complex dihydrolipoyllysine-residue succinyltransferase yields the protein MIEIKVPTVGESINEVTLLKWTKKDGEWVERDEVIAELESEKATFEVNAEKAGILKTVGKEGDTLNIGDVLANIDDAAPKPEGIAAPAPVATTSAQPAAVSQAPVTAISNDIKASPVASAIIADKKVDTKSITPTGTGGKIMKQDVLDAINNPGKKSFVSDGALFSRNVRQEKMSALRRTISRRLVESKNTTAMLTTFNEVDMTQIMEIRKQYKDKFKEGHGVNLGFMSFFAKACAIALGEWPSVNAYIDGDQIVYHDYADISIAVSTPRGLTVPVMRNVESLSMADIEKKVVELAAKARDSKLTADELQGGTFTITNGGVFGSLMSTPIINIPQSAILGMHKIQERPMAINGQVVIRPMMYLALSYDHRIIDGRESVSFLVRVKELLENPALLLIGKDPVKALLEL from the coding sequence ATGATCGAAATAAAAGTACCAACAGTAGGAGAATCAATCAATGAAGTAACACTTTTGAAGTGGACTAAAAAAGATGGAGAATGGGTGGAACGCGATGAAGTGATTGCTGAGTTAGAAAGTGAAAAAGCTACATTTGAAGTAAATGCGGAGAAGGCTGGAATTTTAAAAACTGTTGGTAAAGAGGGAGATACTTTAAATATTGGAGATGTATTGGCAAATATTGATGATGCAGCGCCAAAGCCTGAAGGTATTGCGGCTCCTGCACCCGTAGCTACTACATCAGCTCAACCCGCTGCCGTGAGTCAGGCTCCGGTTACAGCGATATCCAATGACATCAAGGCAAGCCCTGTGGCTTCTGCTATTATTGCTGACAAGAAAGTAGATACTAAATCAATCACTCCTACAGGAACAGGGGGGAAAATAATGAAGCAGGATGTATTGGATGCGATCAATAATCCAGGTAAAAAATCATTTGTTTCAGATGGGGCATTGTTCAGCAGAAATGTACGTCAGGAAAAAATGAGTGCATTAAGAAGAACCATTAGTAGAAGATTGGTTGAATCTAAGAATACAACTGCTATGCTAACCACATTCAATGAAGTGGACATGACGCAAATCATGGAGATCAGAAAGCAGTACAAAGATAAATTTAAAGAAGGACACGGAGTTAATCTTGGATTTATGAGCTTCTTTGCTAAAGCATGTGCAATTGCTTTAGGTGAGTGGCCTTCTGTGAATGCGTACATTGACGGTGATCAGATTGTGTATCATGATTATGCGGATATCAGTATCGCAGTAAGTACACCAAGAGGTCTTACTGTTCCTGTTATGAGAAATGTAGAGAGCCTCAGTATGGCAGACATTGAGAAGAAAGTAGTAGAATTGGCAGCAAAAGCAAGAGATAGCAAGTTAACTGCTGATGAATTGCAGGGTGGAACTTTTACCATCACCAACGGTGGTGTTTTCGGTAGCTTAATGAGTACACCAATTATCAATATTCCTCAAAGTGCTATTCTTGGGATGCATAAAATTCAGGAACGTCCAATGGCAATCAATGGGCAGGTTGTAATTCGTCCAATGATGTATTTGGCATTGAGTTATGATCACCGTATTATTGATGGAAGAGAGAGTGTTAGCTTCCTTGTTCGCGTGAAAGAATTATTGGAGAACCCTGCATTATTGTTGATAGGAAAAGATCCTGTTAAAGCTTTATTGGAATTATAG